In Pseudomonas oryzicola, one DNA window encodes the following:
- a CDS encoding putative porin — protein MRLVSTLTGVSLTGMMLALSTPASAAVDAKLLEMLRANGSINQAQYNELQADLAQETKEKAAQKAQSERMSSFEQKVAWAAKTQVKGDLRLRYEDVNVDDPNSSSGNQDRQRVRARVGFYSEINPQVDAGIRIATGSSADRRSTNQSFDNYFDKKSLWVDQAYLDWHPTAVPNLHLIGGKMAQPWVSMGDIIWDSDINPEGVAATYKTDLGGAEVFASAGQYTLKDNVDGDGVQYKHDAQVYHGQLGARFAPADTLKLTVGASIYGYDNDKEATILRSFGNTTNEFNLVEGFGQLDFTGFAIPLSAYGQYVKNTESTDGEDQAWLAGLKTKVGAWSLDYNYRDVQRNAVVSLFTDSDFGNGFTGSRGHKFKVGYEIDKNFSLGAAYLMAKTDLSQLPNSDADVDTLQVDLEAKF, from the coding sequence ATGCGTCTTGTTTCTACACTTACCGGAGTGAGCCTCACCGGCATGATGCTGGCTCTGAGTACTCCGGCCAGTGCAGCTGTCGACGCCAAGCTGCTCGAAATGCTCCGCGCCAACGGCTCGATCAACCAGGCGCAGTACAACGAACTGCAGGCAGACCTGGCTCAGGAAACCAAGGAAAAGGCCGCTCAGAAAGCTCAGTCCGAACGGATGAGCTCCTTTGAACAGAAAGTGGCATGGGCCGCCAAGACTCAGGTCAAAGGTGACTTGCGCCTGCGTTACGAAGACGTCAACGTCGACGACCCGAACAGCAGCAGCGGCAACCAGGACCGCCAGCGCGTGCGTGCCCGTGTCGGCTTCTACAGCGAAATCAACCCGCAGGTCGACGCGGGCATCCGCATCGCCACCGGCAGCAGTGCCGACCGCCGCTCGACCAACCAGAGCTTCGACAACTACTTCGACAAGAAGTCGCTGTGGGTCGACCAGGCCTACCTCGACTGGCACCCGACCGCCGTTCCCAACCTGCACCTGATTGGCGGCAAGATGGCACAGCCGTGGGTGAGCATGGGCGACATCATCTGGGACAGCGACATCAACCCGGAAGGTGTGGCTGCTACCTACAAGACCGACCTGGGCGGGGCCGAAGTGTTCGCCAGCGCCGGTCAGTACACCCTCAAGGACAACGTCGATGGCGACGGCGTGCAATACAAGCATGACGCACAGGTCTATCACGGCCAGCTGGGCGCCAGGTTCGCCCCGGCAGACACGCTCAAGCTGACCGTAGGTGCCAGTATCTATGGCTACGACAACGACAAGGAAGCCACCATCCTGCGGTCGTTCGGCAACACCACCAACGAGTTCAACCTGGTGGAAGGCTTCGGCCAGCTGGACTTCACCGGCTTTGCCATCCCGCTGTCGGCTTACGGCCAGTATGTGAAGAACACCGAAAGCACCGATGGCGAAGACCAGGCCTGGTTGGCCGGCCTGAAAACCAAGGTCGGCGCCTGGAGCCTGGACTACAACTACCGCGACGTGCAGCGTAACGCCGTGGTCAGCCTGTTCACCGACTCCGACTTTGGCAACGGCTTCACCGGTTCGCGCGGGCACAAGTTCAAGGTCGGTTATGAAATCGACAAGAACTTCTCGCTGGGCGCTGCCTACCTGATGGCCAAGACCGACCTGTCGCAATTGCCCAACAGCGATGCCGATGTCGATACCCTGCAGGTTGACCTGGAAGCCAAGTTCTAA